GAGCAGGTAGCTTATATAAAGACACCCGCAACGTATACATCTTTTGATGCGAAGTGGAAGGAAAGTTTATCGACTTCTGAATTTAAAGCAGCAGCCATTCAGCATATTAATACCTTGCCTTGGAAATAGTACGCTTCAGTCCCCCGGTTCTGATTTAACTTAACGAACTGGTTGATGTGCTTTTTTACGAAAACTATTTCAGTATCCGCGAAAGTGCTATAGATTACGTTATCAGATTGATTGATATTGCTGAAAGCAAAATCGTGAAGAAGCAATATTACATTGCTCCGAAAGCTATTTCTCATCATGGCAGATGGCTAATTCATTTTAATATTAGTCAAAAAACAACCTGGTACTTTGTATTCGAAAAAAGTGAAGATCGTAATTTGGTTACCTATGTTTTTAACAACTACTCCAAAGAAGCTCAAAATTTAAACTTATAAATTAGTTATAGCCAAATAAAATTCATTATCTTCAAGAATGAATTTTCCGGAAGATTTTCTTCATTATGTATGGCAGTTCAGATCGTTTGATTTTAACGATCTGCAAACCACGTGTGGCGAAAATCTGAAAATCATAAACCCAGGCCTGCTCAACAAAAATGCTGGTCCCGATTTTTTTCATGCAAAAATCGAAATTGGAAATACCACCTGGGCGGGAAATGTAGAAATTCACTTAAAATCGTCTGATTGGTTAAAACACAACCACCAGGTTAACCCAGGATATGAAAATGTAATCTTGCATGTAGTTTATGAGCATGATGCTGAAATAACCAGGATGGATGGATCGGTTTTACCAGTTCTGGAATTGAAGAGCCGCATTTCTAATGATCTGATCAGAAAGTACGAAAATCTCTTTCTCACCTTAACCGATTTTCCTTGCATCGCTCAAATAGGAAGGGTAGATGGGTTAATTGTTGATTCTTTTTTATCAAGAACCTTGCTTGAACGTTTTGAGCAGAAAACAAATGCGGTTACAGAAACTTTAAACGAATTAAAGGGGAATTGGGATGAGACTTTCTACCGTTTTATAGCACGTAATTTCGGATTCAAAATAAATGCTCTGCCTTTTGAGCTGTTTGCCAAAGCAGTTCCGCAGCATATTTATGCCAGGCATAAAAACAATCCATATCAGATAGAAGCATTGGTTTTTGGTGCTGCAGGATTTTTAAATGATTATTTTGAAGAAGAATATCCCCAAAAGTTAAAAGCCGAATTTCAGTTTCTCCAAAAGAAATACAATACTACGCCCGTTGACGTTTCATTGTGGAAATTTATGCGCATGCGTCCTCAAAACTTTCCAACCATCCGTTTGGCACAATTTGCAGCATTAATTATAAAAGCCAATCATCTTTTTTCTAAAATTATGGAAATAAAGAATGTGGCTGAGCTGCGTGCGTTATTTGAAAATCTGCCAGTAAATGATTATTGGAGAACACATTATCATTTTAAAAAAGTAACCTCCTCGGTAAATATCCAGATCGGGAAAACATCTGTAGATAATGTGTTGTTAAATACCGTAGCCTTGTTTTTATTCGCTTATGGGAAACATACAGCAACACAATATTTTATCAGTAGGGCAATAAAACTGTTAGAAAGTTTGCCTCCTGAACAAAATGCAATTACTGATAAATTTACAGAAGCTGGGGTGAGGGTAGCGAACGCATTTGCCTCTCAGGGAATTTTACAGCTAAAAAAGCAATATT
The nucleotide sequence above comes from Pedobacter riviphilus. Encoded proteins:
- a CDS encoding DUF2851 family protein, whose amino-acid sequence is MNFPEDFLHYVWQFRSFDFNDLQTTCGENLKIINPGLLNKNAGPDFFHAKIEIGNTTWAGNVEIHLKSSDWLKHNHQVNPGYENVILHVVYEHDAEITRMDGSVLPVLELKSRISNDLIRKYENLFLTLTDFPCIAQIGRVDGLIVDSFLSRTLLERFEQKTNAVTETLNELKGNWDETFYRFIARNFGFKINALPFELFAKAVPQHIYARHKNNPYQIEALVFGAAGFLNDYFEEEYPQKLKAEFQFLQKKYNTTPVDVSLWKFMRMRPQNFPTIRLAQFAALIIKANHLFSKIMEIKNVAELRALFENLPVNDYWRTHYHFKKVTSSVNIQIGKTSVDNVLLNTVALFLFAYGKHTATQYFISRAIKLLESLPPEQNAITDKFTEAGVRVANAFASQGILQLKKQYCDEKKCLSCGIGIKILKQN